The Anopheles maculipalpis chromosome 3RL, idAnoMacuDA_375_x, whole genome shotgun sequence genomic sequence ATATCGCCAGGTATCGTATCTAGCCTGGCTGCTTTTCTTTAACGATAAAGATATTCTTGGCtgcattttcttgtttttagtttcgaaaatcaatttttctgCTTGCATGTGCCCTACTGAACATTACCGAAGCGCTTCTCCCGAGGAAAGCTTCCTACTATCAACCTAGGCGTGTGCATCgcttaaacaaaaattttccaTCCGAATTTTCTCACCCTTTAAGGTATCGTTCTCGCGTAGAACAATACTTCGTGCAAAGTTGGCGTCCTGCATACGGATGTCTACCGAAACGAATGATCCTAGACGATGACTTCAGTCTGAAGAAACTGCACCGAACAATCGCTGGTTTAGCGTACCTGACAGTGAAATGCATGTTCCTGTTCACCTTTTCGATTGTAACTGGCTCACTGTGGCTCATTGTTGGCTATATCTACATAGTAGAGGCAGCTATTACGTTGACACTATCTACTCTCCGTCGCACTGCTAGTTGCATCTGAAAGTACAGCAAGCAATCTtgggaagaaataaatattacacCCACGGATCACAGCATCCCACGTGTGTGCTGCTCGGCTAGGAACATTAAACAGATGTTTAAACGTAACTTGTCGGTATCGGGGTGTGTTCGACACACCGTGCGGAATGAGAATCTGTTCGGAAtgattcaagaaaatttcCTCGTATCTGAGAAAACCTTCACAGCGCTGGTTTGGTGTGCGTGTATTTGGTATTCTGGCCCCAACAGCAGCTAGTCAATGGGGAGTGTTGTGTGGATCAATTTACTAGAGATCGGGAGCACAGCACCTAAGCCGCGGATGTGGTGATGAATGAGCTGCGAGCGTCTCTAACGCTTTGGCGCCAATTATCTCACCCACTGGTGTGGTGGTCAAGACAGATGACCTGAAAGTCAGCTTCGTAGAATCCCGCGGTCACGTTCAGACAGTATTCAGCTGCCTGCCCAGTCGAAAATCCAACCCGACAGATGTAATCGGCCTAGCAAGTACGGTGCGATTTCGGCGTGCGCGTCGTAGGGTGCTAAGTGTCGAGACCTGGTTGTGGCCTGCGGTTCACAGTCCGAGTAGTTCAGTTTGCTTCACACTACTACAAGTATGAGTCACGGCGTACGGGAGGATACGGGCAAGACAAATGGAGATGAAATTTAGTACAATTTGATGCGTCACACACATCAGCCAAATCACCCAATTGGTTCgagcataataataaaaaaaaagattttcttaCCCGTCCACATGGTCCGACCAAGCGTCCTGTAGTTGTGCTGGCGAAAATGACGACACTCGGCCCGACGGGCTTGTTCGTTAGCTTGTTCCGCTAAATTATTATTTGGCACACGGTCTCAAAAAACCATCCCCCCAACAACACCCATTGCCATTGAATTTTGGAAGGTGATTGAGCgatggtgtatgtgtgcgttatGAGCATGGATAAGCCATTTTGGATGTGCAACTTTGTGGAACACAATGGGAGAGAGCACTAGCGAGCATTAAGTACATTGCGACGTTGAAGTGTTAATTTGAGAACTTCATGAAATGTCGCACCCCATTCTTGGTGGATAGATGAGTTGTGCAGAAGGAGAGTTCAACTTCATGTGTCGTTATTCTTGTTTTGTAGTGTGTCCCTCCTTAAAGctaacaaacgaaacaaacaagccAGCCAGCTTttggaaaaaacaacgcacAAAGTTATGTGACACCGAGATCCGATCGTTCAGCGTCAATTTACAGCTGGTGCGATACCGTTGGTCCGTTTGTTTTAGAGGAGTAACATGTTGCAGCAACGTCCAAGCGAGCGCAACCACCAACCGACCGAGCAGATTGGtgctaaataattaataaatccGTTCGTCCAATTCCTCCTTCGGTTGGTGGTTTGGCGTAACGCAGGCTTACAAAAATACTTTgattatcgatcgattttgcaaataatccttttcgtttgctttttagACGAATCTATATGACTATATGAAACCCCCATTACCGAAAGGCGGAACTCGAACCGAATTACGTATGGGAGCAAACAATCGAAAATTGAGCTGACAAAGCTAAAAATTTGAAGACCTACCGACTCGCTTATTGGagtcgccttttttttgttggacgaAACAACGCAGCTCGTGACGGTAGTTGGTTCGCAATTAATAAACAttcaaaagaaacaataaacacTCCCCGACTACAACCCACAACCAATGAGGTCACCTCAAGTGCGCGAAACACACTTTTCGTTGAAGCTCTacgaaggaaaacaatttgGGTGTAACGCTGGTGCTTGAAAAGATCGTGCTCAAGAAATCGAAAGCCACAGCTCTCGTTGTACAAGAATAGATCTCTTCAAGTACGATAAATGGCGGTCCTCTACTTATTGGCTGATGGCTGCAGTATATCTGTATGGCCTCAAGTGTCGTCCATTGCCATCCAGAGCTAGGCATTATAGGTTGTGGCTTGGTGTAGTTATCAGTACACCCTCCAGACCGTTGCCCTTTGACTTCTTTGGACGTGTCCAAACCGATGACTCGTCGCTGCATATCGTGCCTCGTTGCCCAATAGCCCTAAATGCACCGGAACCAGCATATTATAATGGTACCGATTACAACACAGAACAAAGCCAAAGAACAGACCGCCAAGTGTATGTGATCGTGATTTCTGAACTTCTGCTACCCAGACCAATTCTTGAGTCATTGACGGAAGAGGCCTGACAAGCCTTTAGAgttggtttttctttgtgtgtttctgATAGCCACGCTGCACCACACCCTATAGGGCATCGCATCCGACACACGCACTTTTACGGATGTATTTTAGGTTGATAATCTTCAGGAACGCGGGCCACTTATCGTGCCGTATCTCTCACCGCCGACCGTAGATACCCATACGGATACATCAATATCGAATGCACTTGATGATGGAACAACCACCCGTTGTTGTGGTGGATTGCGATAAAGACACccggcaaaagcaaacaaggaACACTTGCCACAGAAGACGACGGGTGCGATCGGTAGAAGTGGGCACGAGACGCTGTGCAATAGGGAAGcgatttgttgtgtttctttgCCTTCTGCTCCTGTGATTCACCATTCTCCACGATCAAAAAAGGCACTCGTAAGCTGAGACTGCAATTGCCACCAATAAACTGTCACCAGAAGGCTAAAGAAACGGCAGGGAGGATGGGGTGGGTACGTGTGCGTtggccattaccacaacataTTATAACTCCGGTATCCGATTCCAAACACGCAACTCGTCGTCGAGCCCGTGGCTGGCTGAACAGGAATGTGTGTTGTGCTATGTGGGGAGCTGtgtaatcgatcgatcggaacGCGATCGATGGTCGAATTAATTGTACATGTGTGATGGCGTTATTTTCCATCGTTACCTCCTGCAAGTCACCGTTGTTAGTCGATAGAATAGCATTCGAGTCACTGATTAAATTAGTTCTTCCTGTAAATTTTCCTGGAACAGAGCTGAGCGATTAAATAAGCGTGATGTTTCGCTTGTTTTGCGTACTACCATTTGATACATGCTATCGGTGCTGAAGATTATAAACTGAATAAGCTTTCGCAAGTCgtacaacaacaaagaaactGTCTTATAGAACTGCCTACCATACGATAGGCAATGATTTATGATCGTATTATGCCGTTTATCGATGGAGAGGATGTGTGACAACAAAGCGTGGAGGATGTTGTCTTCCATCCATAGCATTGGTACACTGTACAAAGAAACTTCACAGCTGAAGCTATCTGACTTGGAGTTCAAAGTCCACATTTTGATGCACCTCAAGCCTCAGAATAAAAGTTTTATATCGTCTAGACCATGCGCGATCAAAGGGTTTAAAGCTTGTTAAATGTATAATAACGCtatgttggtttgtttttgaaggATCTTCGGTATTTTAAGAGAAGCCAGAGAAAACTTCTTGGGCGAATATTTGACTCAATGATTCTCTTAAACACAATTGTATAATTCTAATTCTAATTCAAACAACAGTATATAATTCACCATTTATTCCTCCTCCAGCACAGCCATGCTAATTAGAAGCTTCCTCCAAACCTCAATTTGTCGTCTATTTGCCAGTCGTACCGTTACCAGTGCGGGGGAGATCTTCCCTGAGGGTTTCTAATATTCCGAATAACTCACTCCATAAACCGCTAACTAACTAATCGTCGTATCTCTTTTGTTTATTCACAGTTCTTCTACAGTGACTACAACGCTGCCAGCTCCGTTGCTGTACTTGAAATAACGGAATTCTGGACGAACCTGGAGGCGCAGAAAGTTCAGCATTGCGTCAGTCATCGTTGCAGTGTGTGAAAGATTAGGTGATGAAGATCTTATTACACAATCGAACATATCGACAAGGATGAACTGTGGGCATAGAGCAGCAGATAGCGGAAGAGAGGCAACCGACGGAGAACAGTGAGCGGGGTACAGCGTGGTGACGGGTCGGAACAAAGAATACATCCTCTGACGTGTTTGCACCACCCGTTTGCCAGTCGTCATCGTGCACGGACGCGGATTGGCTGTCGTGACGGCCAGAGATTGCACTGTGCAGTTACAACTGAAGTTGTGTGTcgtcggtgtgtgcgtgttggtgCAAGGGCTAGTGAAGGGACCTGAAGTACCTGTCCGCATTCAGACTACGGTGATACTTATGAATGAAGTTCTCCCTCTCTAAacagtagaaataaaaaaaagtgaagcaCTTCTGGTGGATAATAGCAAGTCGACAGCAATAGTTTGCaagtgcagtgtgtgtgtgtgtgtcttgtgaAATTCCGTAACATTTCTTTACAGCAATGGCACGAGCACGAAAGAAACCGTGGATGCAGATGGTGCGAAGTACGGCGATCCTATCCTTCCCGGTTTTAATATTGCTGATGACCGTCTACTGCAACAGCAGTGCTTTGGAGTATAGCGAACTCGTCAAGGATGACCACCTGGAGGGACCGAACGTTTGTAAGGAAGTGGAAAAGTAAGTATGGCGTCGAAAGCTCCACCAGTAACCGATTGCCGTGATTTACCTTCGAGGTAAATTAATTACACGTTTGTTAGAGTGTTGGACAACATTACCCATGCATGCTTGCCCAATCTCTGAGAGCAATCAGTGAATGAACGAAGGTGAAACTGAGTTTCCCTGTGTGGTAAAGTACCTGCTTTTCGTTGGCTGTATGGTGGAAGGCtttttaaatagaaataatTAAGATGCAAGCAATGGGGAAACTGCAAGCTATAATGAACCAGAAATTAAAGTAAACTGAATCAGAATGGAAGATGAAGTAGcaaataatttgttgaatCGTTAGGACCTAGAAGAACACAACTATAAAAGTGAAAGTATAGAGCTATATTTATTAGAGGCagatgaaaaaaggaagatgaattaagaaacgaaataaaaacaactaaaacgagaaaaaaagttgtgaaaaaatattaccaaATAGAGAAAAACACGAAGCACAGTGAGTAATCAACATTTCTGTCCCATTTTCAGCATTCCCATTACAATAACGACACCGAAGGAAGAAGCGTACCAGGAACGGTACCAAAAGTGGTGTCTCGGCATACCGCCCCGCTGTTCCGCGTATCGCATCAAAATCCGTACCGTGAACGAAACGCGCACCATCATCAAGCAACGGATCGTGAAGAAGTGCTGCGTTGGCTACCGGTTGGATGAGGATGAGACGCACTGCATACCGGAATGTAAGGCAGGTTGTGGGAATGGCACGTGCGTGAATCCGGACGTGTGTCGCTGTAACAAAGGATTTGCTGGCAAAACCTGTAACATTAgtaagtgtttgtgtggggcGCTGGCTGGTAGATTAGTGCGATTTAAACGTATAATCTTCCTTCTTCCCTTTCAAAAGGTTGTCCACCGAACGTTTGGGGATCGGACTGCAAGCAACCGTGCAAGTGTGTGAACGGTGCGGCGTGCAATGCGGCGGACGGTAGCTGTGAGTGTAACCGTGGCTTCAAGGGACGCTACTGCGAGGAAGCTTGTCCCAGCGATCGATTTGGGCAGAACTGTGCCGAAATCTGTCAGTGCGAGAACGGTGGCAAGTGTGATAATGTGTCTGGGGAATGTTACTGTGCGCCAGGATTCACTGGACCACTGTAAGTCTTCTTGTTGAGGTTTCTTTACTAGGACGCTGAATAATATgttgttatgcttttttgcAGATGTACGGACACATGTCCCGCCGGAACGCATGGGAAACAGTGCCAGTCGAAATGTCGCTGCCAGAACGGTGGAACGTGCGATCCGGTGACGGGTGAGTGTATTTGTCCGGCCGGTTACACCGGTACGGTGTGTGCCAATCGCTGCCAGCCCGGCTGGTATGGGCTGGAGTGTGCGAACCGTTGCGAATGCTTCAACGGTGCAGACTGTGATCGGGTGACGGGCCAGTGCCTGTGTGCGGCCGGGTTTATGGGTGCCAAGTGTCTCGATTCCTGTCCGAACAATCAGTTCGGGTTTAATTGTACGGAGACGTGCCGCTGTTTGAATGAAGCGCTGTGTGATACGGCAGATGGAAGCTGCACGTGCCCGGATGGGTGGACTGGAGCGGATTGTGGACAGCGGGTGTGTCCGGTTGATCGATATGGAGCAAACTGTACTGGCATCTGTGACTGCAAGTGGAGCAACACGAAAATGTATGATTTAAGGCTTTCGATTTTGGTTGAGTTTgtgctttaattttgttttatgtttccatGTTTTTCTGTGTTACGAACGATCGTTTTGTGCCATGAACGCAAACAGGTGCCATCCATGGACTGGTAAGTGTCTGTGCGAACCGGGATGGAGCAACAGTGCCTGTGATAGACCTTGCCGATTCCTGCGCTACGGACAGGACTGCCAGCTGACGTGTAACTGCAAAAATTCGTCCCCTTGTTCACATATTGATGgtttgttcctttttgctttcagttcaatttctttcttgtgtgttgttttgtcccCCTTTAtcttcatttatttcattatttcccttttttttatttattcctccCAACACCCCAAAAGGAACATGCCTGTGTATTGCCGGTTTTAAGGGCGAAAGCTGTGAAGAACCCTGCTCGAACAATATGTACGGCCAGAACTGTAGCGAACGGTGCCAGTGTATGAATGGAGCGACCTGCGAAGGTGATTCGGGCAAATGTCTCTGTGCACCGGGCTGGCAGGGCATCAAATGTGATAGGCCATGCGATGCACAGCATTATGGGCGCGATTGTACGGAAAGGTGTCACTGCCAGAACGGTGGCGTTTGTAATCCGATCAACGGGCAGTGTACGTGTCCGGCTGGCTGGACGGGAGAGCTGTGCGAGAAGAAGTGTACGCCCGGCCGGTTCGGACAAAACTGTGAGCAGTTGTGCGATTGCCATTTGGAGAATATTTTAGCATGTAATGCAACGACCGGACGGTGTATTTGCAAGCGCGAATGGGGCGGTGAGTTTTAGTGGTTTGGGACTAGAAGATTCGAGTTGTTAAATTTAAcggaaacaaatcaaattgcTTATTCTTTATGTAATTCGACAAACTATTGTTCccattttttctgtgtttcttTATAGGTGTCCGCTGTGAAAGTCGTTGCCCGCTAGGCTACTACGGTGAAACATGTAGCGAAATTTGCACCTGCCACAACAACTCATCCTGCGATCCAATCACCGGTTCTTGTATCTGTTCGCGCGGTTGGACCGGTCACAGCTGTAGCGAACCCTGCCCGAAAGGATTCTTTGGCCACGGTTGTATGGAACGGTGCCCAGGTTCGGCGGAAAACAATCGCACCTGCAACCCAATCACCGGTCAGTACACTTGTCCGGCGGGCTTTATTGGACCGACCTGTGAGCATCCCTGTTCGTCCGGTTATTATGGGCAAGATTGTGCGAGAAAGTGTGACTGCAGGAATGGTGCCGAATGTAACCACATTACCGGCGAGTGTCAGTGCTCACCGGGCTGGACGGGACCTCGGTGTGAAACGGTGTGCGAGGACATGTACTATGGGACGAACTGTAGCCAGCGTTGCAGCTGTTACAACAATGCCAAATGTCGAAAGAACGATGgaacgtgtgtttgtgaggcGGGCTGGATGGGGCACCGGTGCGATGAGGTGTGTCCGGAAGGATTCTACGGCAACCATTGTATGGATGCGTGCGAATGTCCGGCAGGGAACTTTTTGTGCCACGCGGCAAGGGGATGCGTCTGTATGGTGGGCTGGAGCGGCAAGAACTGTGACGAGCGGTTGGCGCAGGCGCAGATCGATGAAggtaagagagaaaaaaattacatatATTAAgttttagttctttttttgcatttttgttagGGAAATTTTACACAAATCATTAAGGGAAGTGTGGGTTATTGAAATTAATACT encodes the following:
- the LOC126561452 gene encoding protein draper, which produces MARARKKPWMQMVRSTAILSFPVLILLMTVYCNSSALEYSELVKDDHLEGPNVCKEVENIPITITTPKEEAYQERYQKWCLGIPPRCSAYRIKIRTVNETRTIIKQRIVKKCCVGYRLDEDETHCIPECKAGCGNGTCVNPDVCRCNKGFAGKTCNISCPPNVWGSDCKQPCKCVNGAACNAADGSCECNRGFKGRYCEEACPSDRFGQNCAEICQCENGGKCDNVSGECYCAPGFTGPLCTDTCPAGTHGKQCQSKCRCQNGGTCDPVTGECICPAGYTGTVCANRCQPGWYGLECANRCECFNGADCDRVTGQCLCAAGFMGAKCLDSCPNNQFGFNCTETCRCLNEALCDTADGSCTCPDGWTGADCGQRVCPVDRYGANCTGICDCKWSNTKMCHPWTGKCLCEPGWSNSACDRPCRFLRYGQDCQLTCNCKNSSPCSHIDGTCLCIAGFKGESCEEPCSNNMYGQNCSERCQCMNGATCEGDSGKCLCAPGWQGIKCDRPCDAQHYGRDCTERCHCQNGGVCNPINGQCTCPAGWTGELCEKKCTPGRFGQNCEQLCDCHLENILACNATTGRCICKREWGGVRCESRCPLGYYGETCSEICTCHNNSSCDPITGSCICSRGWTGHSCSEPCPKGFFGHGCMERCPGSAENNRTCNPITGQYTCPAGFIGPTCEHPCSSGYYGQDCARKCDCRNGAECNHITGECQCSPGWTGPRCETVCEDMYYGTNCSQRCSCYNNAKCRKNDGTCVCEAGWMGHRCDEVCPEGFYGNHCMDACECPAGNFLCHAARGCVCMVGWSGKNCDERLAQAQIDEGSSGSVLAVVLTILFVCIFAAMLLYYRRRVANLKAEVNHVVNYMTQEQPSHFDNPVYARTDGANGSVAMGTLSSNGTIVPPLDARTGLLRNVLPNNLRDVMSGRRRPKQDKYSYPDNEYGVDKSYSISHYGPESLKNFEADMTNPNCFKDHVYDEIRLKDSIDTEYDHLDYSRPGSSHKAHYFRMTEGTTNGNIPGVPLPNGTLASTAAMMAGPSGGGSPKAINILRDTTGASSSSGVPGPINNLSAPPRINNLLPAVPSVITEPKKSSNTTDPSNLGNDLSSSSNSSPTPPSSPSPSPHSQRLVPANGDDLYVPMTACGEPCSATASSSSGSEYGGLNIPNHQLNIKE